One Anas platyrhynchos isolate ZD024472 breed Pekin duck chromosome 2, IASCAAS_PekinDuck_T2T, whole genome shotgun sequence DNA segment encodes these proteins:
- the ITGB1 gene encoding integrin beta-1 isoform X4, translating into MEDIENPRGSKQVLEDREVTNRKIGAAEKLKPEAITQIQPQKLVLKLRVGEPQTVSLKFKRAEDYPIDLYYLMDLSYSMKDDLENVKSLGTALMQEMQKITSDFRIGFGSFVEKTVMPYISTTPAKLRNPCTGDQNCTSPFSYKNVLSLTSEGNRFNELVGKQQISGNLDSPEGGFDAIMQVAVCGDQIGWRNVTRLLVFSTDAGFHFAGDGKLGGIVLPNDGRCHLENNVYTMSHYYDYPSIAHLVQKLSENNIQTIFAVTEEFQAVYKELKNLIPKSAVGTLSSNSSNVIQLIIDAYNSLSSEVILENSKLPKGVAISYKSYCKNGVNDTQEDGRKCSNISIGDEVRFEINVTAYECPKKGQNETIKIKPLGFTEEVEINLQFICECQCQSEGEPNSPACHEGNGTFECGACRCNEGRIGRLCECSTDEVNSEDMDAYCRRENSTEICSNNGECICGQCVCKKRENTNEVYSGKYCECDNFNCDRSNGLICGGNGICKCRVCECFPNFTGSACDCSLDTTPCMASNGQICNGRGTCECGTCNCTDPKFQGPTCEMCQTCLGVCAEHKDCVQCRAFDKGEKKETCSQECMHFNMTRVESRDKLPQPGQPDPLSHCKEKDVDDCWFYFTYSVNSNGEANVHVVETPECPSGPDIIPIVAGVVAGIVLIGLALLLIWKLLMIIHDRREFAKFEKEKMNAKWDTQENPIYKSPINNFKNPNYGRKAGL; encoded by the exons ATGGAAGATATAGAAAATCCTAGAGGTAGCAAACAGGTGCTTGAAGATAGAGAAGTAACAAACCGTAAAATAGGTGCTGCAGAGAAACTGAAACCAGAGGCCATTACACAGATCCAGCCACAAAAATTAGTACTGAAACTAAGAGTCG GGGAACCGCaaacagtttcattaaaatttaaGAGAGCTGAAGATTACCCCATTGACCTTTACTATCTTATGGACCTCTCCTATTCTATGAAAGATGACTTAGAGAATGTGAAAAGTCTCGGAACAGCTCTGAtgcaagaaatgcaaaaaataacttcagacTTTCGAATTG GGTTTGGCTCTTTTGTGGAGAAAACTGTGATGCCATATATAAGTACAACACCAGCCAAACTCAGAAATCCTTGTACAGGTGACCAGAACTGTACAAGTCCATTTAGCTATAAAAATGTGCTCAGTCTTACCAGTGAAGGAAATAGATTTAATGAACTTGTAGGTAAACAGCAAATTTCTGGTAATTTGGATTCTCCTGAAGGTGGATTTGATGCAATAATGCAGGTTGCAGTTTGTGGG GATCAAATTGGATGGAGAAATGTTACAAGACTATTAGTGTTTTCCACGGATGCTGGATTTCACTTCGCAGGAGACGGTAAACTCGGTGGAATTGTTCTACCAAATGATGGGAGATGTCACCTGGAAAATAATGTGTACACAATGAGCCACTATTAT GATTATCCCTCTATTGCTCATCTGGTACAGAAGCTGAGTGAGAACAATATTCAGACAATTTTTGCTGTTACTGAAGAGTTTCAGGCAGTTTATAAG GAACTGAAAAATCTGATACCAAAATCAGCAGTGGGAACGTTGTCTTCAAACTCCAGCAATGTGATTCAGCTGATCATTGATGCATACaat TCCCTTTCTTCAGAGGTTATCCTGGAAAACAGTAAGCTACCAAAAGGAGTGGCAATCAGTTACAAGTCTTACTGCAAGAATGGAGTGAATGACACACAAGAAGATGGAAGGAAATGTTCTAACATTTCAATAGGAGATGAG gTTAGATTTGAGATTAATGTAACAGCTTACGAATGTCCaaagaaaggacaaaatgaaacaattaaaattaaaccaCTGGGATTCACTGAAGAAGTGGAAATTAATCTCCAGTTCATCTGCGAATGTCAGTGTCAAAGCGAAGGAGAACCTAATAGTCCAGCCTGCCACGAAGGGAATGGAACATTTGAATGTGGTGCATGCAG ATGTAATGAAGGACGTATTGGAAGACTTTGTGAATGTAGTACAGATGAAGTAAACAGTGAGGATATGGATGCTTACTGCAGGAGGGAGAACAGTACGGAAATATGTAGTAACAACGGAGAATGCATTTGTGGACAATGTGTatgcaagaaaagagaaaacaccaACGAAGTTTATTCTGGCAAATATTGTGAATGTGATAACTTCAACTGTGATCGATCAAATGGTCTGATTTGTGGAG GAAATGGTATCTGCAAATGCAGAGTTTGTGAGTGTTTCCCCAACTTCACTGGCAGTGCTTGTGATTGCTCCCTGGATACTACTCCATGTATGGCATCTAATGGGCAGATTTGCAATGGAAGAGGAACCTGTGAATGCGGAACTTGTAATTGTACAGATCCCAAATTCCAAGGCCCCACATGTGAAATGTGTCAGACTTGCCTTGGCGTCTGTGCAGAGCACAA GGACTGTGTTCAGTGCAGAGCTTTTGATAAGGgtgaaaagaaggaaacatgTTCTCAGGAATGTATGCATTTTAACATGACACGGGTAGAAAGTCGAGACAAATTGCCACAACCAGGCCAGCCCGATCCACTGTCTCATTGCAAAGAGAAGGACGTTGATGACTGCTGGTTCTACTTCACATACTCCGTCAACTCAAATGGTGAAGCCAATGTCCATGTGGTAGAGACTCCAG AATGCCCTAGTGGCCCTGACATCATTCCCATTGTAGCTGGTGTGGTTGCTGGAATTGTTCTTATTGGACTTGCATTGTTATTGATTTGGAAACTACTAATGATCATTCATGACAGAAGAGAATTTGCTAAATTTGAAAAGGAGAAGATGAATGCCAAGTGGGATACG caAGAAAACCCAATATACAAGAGTCCTATTAACAATTTCAAGAATCCAAACTATGGACGTAAAGCTGGTCTCTAA